The DNA window TGTGCACTGGATAAAACAATTGGTTATTTGCCTTGAGGCATTTCTAGCTAGTTTTATAAGAGTGGATTGATTACAACATGAAACTGAACTTCAACACAAGATAATATAAAGTTTATTCGCATATTGTAAACGATTATTTAGGTATATCCTTAATATACTTTAGActattttgtgaaaattattGAACTTTTACAGGTGTTAAATATGATTAACACTTTTTGTGAAATCAGAgtttaacaattaattatatcgtTTACTagtttttattatcttttaaccATCTACAGTGcctaaataattttgagatatggCATGTTTAAACAGTAAATATACAGTGCGCATATAGTAATTTATATTTCGTTTTGTATAGTTTGTGTAACATGTTTCGTGCTTTTTTAATCGATAAAGCCGTAAATGTTACGTCCTTGAAATCAGCATACTTGAAACGTTAAAATTTACAGTTATCAGTGAAAGGTTTCAAACACAAACTTAATGTACGAATGTGATTTTACTTGCTGATATGTTTTCGTAGGTAACATTATTTAACcttcaaatgaaatgaaaactatCTAAGacataatgaaacatattttttttcaaaagtgtttctgttatgtaacagcgggcagttaacataaccatgttcctggattctgtaccaggacaaacctgttctccgcaaaccAACTTccaatataacaagagctgtcggaggacaccaacgctcgactatttaataGCTTTGTCAATTGAATGAGCATtgaagtctaaaaaggggcataattttgtaaaattgcaaaacagggtaaTGGAACAggcaagtgtgtgaagtttcaatccattccctagTGGGTCCtaaaataccagcttacatacaaaaccttaagcaaaaatttctaagtctaaaaagcggcatattttgtaaaaaatcaaaaaagagttatggatgtcagatcatcacagtgaacaatgTGTTATGTTTCAATCAATTTCCAGCACcaactaagataccagcttacatacaaaaacttaaccacaaactgctaagtcgaaaaaaggggcatacgtttgtaaaaatgcaaagtcgagtaatgcatgtcagatcatcacagtgaacaagtgtgtgaagtttcaatccattcccattggcgggtactgagataccagctttcatataaaataaaaaagtggaaaaccacaggtcgcccaacacgacaaaaacgaaaatgttgcaggctcgataaaaccttaatcaaaaattcctaagtcgaaaaaggacgataattttgttaaaaaaatacaaaatggagttatggaacctgtcagatcatcacagtgaacaatgtgtgaagtttcaaccaatTTCcaatagtgggtactgagataccagcttacatacacaaaCTTAACCACAAACTGCTTAGTCGAAACAAGGAACATAcgtttgtaaaaatgcaaagtcgAGTTATAGAatctgtgcagtgtaagtcagttcatcacagtgaataagtgtgtgaagtttcaatccattcccacacgtggttactgagataccagcttgcatacaaaaacttaaccaaatcgggacgccgacgcaagGAATTAAGTAGTGTTTGTTTATCCCTTACATTAAATACATAGAATTTTGACACATTAGCGTCTGACATCActtctttaaatttattaaagttTGGCCACAGACAATAATAAGGTTTTAggaaatgatttaaaaaacatatacataatatatatttgaataattagGGAAAATACTGTCAAATTTCTATCTAATAAAAACAACTTGTTGATGGCGAGGAAAACGAAAATGCGTGCACTGCAGTAAGAGTGagtgaatgagtgagtgagtgagtgagtgagttgggttttacggcgaactgacacaaaatggtcatatatcgccgagaagaaattatattgaaaacgccaactgtaaagcataccCTAAATCATCTATGTAAAAATATCAATCATACctaaaaacatttatgtaaaaatgtaaagcacacaaagcatacctaaaatcatttatgtaaaaatgtaaagcatatctaaaatcatttatgtaaaaatgtagatCTATAACGTATGTGTTATGAACTGtacagaaaacaaataaatttgtcCAAAGTAGAGGAATCATCGCAACCAATTTCCGAAACCTTACTTTTGTCAGTAGCTTAAAAACATACAATATAAGTATTAGAATCAGGAAATAAAACGTTTAAACGTTTTGCTTACTTTTAGCAATGCAAATACCATATGTTAGCCGATACTGTTTTACAAAGAATATCTGAAACAAGACCTGAACTCTTTTTACTCGCCCTGTCATTCCTTATATCACTGTTTTCTTGTATTCTTATATACCTGGTCGGGATACACAGGTAAAATTATGGAAGAAAAATCACAATTCTTTAAACCATTGCAGAAACTATATTTCTCATCTGTTTTGTTAAAACAgatatatgttgttttgttttatcaattttcacattttaagtCTTACACATGATACAAGTTTGACCTTTAGCCAAATGACCCTAAAATATCGGGGATATGAACTAGACAACCATCCTCTTACATCTGATTGTCATATATTAAAGCGTTTTCCGGCTATAGACACCCAGTCACTTTTTCTAATTGAATTGTGCTGAGTGTCTCCCAATTGCCCAAATAAAGAGGAATTTCCAATTCCAAATGACAGGTCTAAGCCTCATTCTCTCTTAGTGAAAAAAAACCCTTCAAGACCACCCTTACAACTTGGTCGTTCATTAACCATACACAATTATGCTATGAGCTATGCGGACTCTATGACTACGAATTCTCAAGCAACTTATATAAAAAAACCCACAAAGTTTTCAGCTTTAGGCTTAAGGTCACTATCACATATCTTGAttaatttatcgattttccaatgTCCAAACACCAGTGGAAAATGCTTTTCCAATAATATGTAAAATTCCTCTATAATTCCTTGGTTTGTTTCCATGTTGTCCTTGTTTTCAAGAGCCATTGGTGTTATATTAAGATAAATGGGAATGAAAGGAGATGAGATTGATCTGTATAAATTGTATCCTAAACTTCTAGACGAAACAcaagtaaaatatacatttactcCACGTGCTTACCATcaatagttttttcttttttgccaTCCTCGTCACTTCTCTTTTGTATAGATATACCTTCATACCTGcagaaaataacaatttaaaaatataaacagtaaGGCATACTTTACATCTTTCTTTCCTTCGGCAATCATGGTTTTAACTGACTGAGGATCAacgataaataaatacataaaagaaaTCAGTATCACTTTACATGTTACGAGCAAAACTAGTAGatacattgtatatcaaattaaacaAGACTCATACCAGCCATCTTTATCAGTGCATCCAAACAAACGGTCCATAGTCtcatttaataatgaaaatgaaacatcaCAGCCTAGTTTTTCTTCTACATAGATATGCACAGCTTCGCATGTTTCTTCGCATGTTTCCATAACTGTTATCAGTTCATGTAGCACTTCTTTCAGTTTGTGTTCTTCCTGTTTCTTGATTTCATCGACTTAAACAGATAATGTGTTAAAATGCATGCTATGTGTGTatgacaatgaaataaaacaatacgGTTGTACACACACGACATAATCCTCGCCatattataaatacagtttgattaaACAGATGACATATTACAACGCATGTTTTGTTTGGATATATGATAGCGAAACAAAACAATAAGTGTTTACACACACTATAATTAATTCAATGTTTAAATGCAATTTGATTAAATGattcaagaaattaatatatctcaaacaatgattagtcattgaataaaatcattggagtttagatgcgaaggaattctATGACGAGGGCGAGATATAAtgttcagaaaaatgaattgttgaataataataattggAAAACAAATCGGGTAGTGTTAgaattacatacaaaatatagtAAATCTGGAATATTGATGCCCAAAGGGCAAAAATGCCGAGCTTTGTTAACACACCGCCTTAAGTAATAAAAGCTCCATACAAGCCAAATGTATAGCACCAGTAAGACTGGATAACGTTTGCCCTAAAATGCGACTTTGACAATTATGTTAGGGTCCGGAAATTTACTTTGGACACTCCGTTTCATTGTAggtaacatttattatttgaatatttcaaaagaacTGTCACCTGTTAGTCAAAGTTATTTTTCAGACAAAATTGGACGTAAACACGGACGAAATTATACTAACACACTAATACCAAACAGCCTAATTGATAACTACGTCAGCTCATCGTAATCAGgctgtgtgttggctttgtgtacgagtatgtttgtgtgtgcgtgtgtgtgtgtgtgtgtgtgtgtgtgtgtgtttgtggtgtgtaCGTCTGcttgctgtgggtttcgttttggggaagctgcgattttggtacgtggcattccctgtttgatatttgtctttgtttttttattataaaatgttaaatgaatgTTATTCGACAGAATATTCTAAAAAGGAGTTCCTcataaagacatgaaaaatgtaaTTAGACAACAGTTTAAGAGACAGACATATTCTCATGttacttttaaaaagattttttttttcagtaaatataaCTATGTTGAATTTGTATAACCATTGGTCTACCTTGTAATTTAAACGGAAATGGGAATCAGTATTTAATACTGTAAAGTtacctgaaaattatttaaacgGCTGAAAGATAAGAAATGGATATCAAATATTCCTGTTTGATCTTTGCTCACCGAACTGCATTCATAGTGAAACGACATGAATGAAAGTTGCGTTCTATTTCAGGTAGCCGGGGATGTTTTTCGGGTATGTTGGTGGTGAGGTGGAGGTGGGGACGGGGGTTGGGATTGTAAAAATCAGTATGGGTATACACAAGACTTTGAAAGAGGAACAAgtaaaaaaatacttattttctGTAATGCATTTCTGCAATGAATCAAGGATCAGTAGCAAAAATACCCTGCCCATATGAATGCCGAGTATAAAGTCTACAATTATGATATAATCCATCAAAGAGTGGATGAACATAAGAATTACTGACCAGTTTCGCGGCCGTCCGTATTCTTTCCTTCAATGAGGTCTGCTAAATGTTGACCTTCAGCCCGAAGttgtttacaatatttcaaaatttgaatttttgtccCATCTTTGATTAGAAACTCAATGAATGCAACTGCTTTATTGCATTCATATACGGTGTCCTCTATTCTCTTTACTACTTCTTCTGTTATAACATTCTGTTGTTGGAGAGTTTTCAGCATTTTCTGTACGTCAAAGCCTCGTGATATCTGCCTCGCCCATTTTGTTAAGTTGAATTTCAGCAATGTTTCACTGAATACCTCGTCTTCCACTATGCAAAATTacattgaatatattttttctgttaataACTACGTTTCCCCTTTTCAAGTACGTgaccattttcaaaattttaaaaaacaagagtgctATGATGGTCTTAACTCGTTAATCAGAGTTACAACGCTTAACAAGTAACAGATATGGTAAACTGTCTGGTAAGTCAATTTGCAATTTTGCAGAATCTGATTAGGAAATTTTGAAAGAAGGGGGCATATTTTATGACGAATCTTGTATGAATTTTCGAAATAACACATAAGATGTTGGTCGTGAATTTCGAATCTGTTTGAACAGTCTTTATGACTGGTCGTTTAAGAGACATTAAAGTTTTTATTGTATACAATATGCGAGGGTTGTTCCATAAATACGTTGACTTTCTCTACAAATTTGTTCCCGTTATGTAAAATTTAGTGTAAATGGTACCatttatatcaaaaacatgcTCGCTTATAATTGTCAAAATAGAATGATATCGCACAGTACAGAACCTGAGGAGCAATCGACATTTGGACGTCTCAACTATATAGTCAtaaatacaattatatatatttttgcaaaagaaaatcACATCAACACCGTGAATATATATTTATGACATTTAAGCGATGTCTCTGTAAAATGTAGTATCATCGGTCACTGGAGTTTAAAATGAACAACTTGTCTTGGCAAGTCACAATAACGTCACACAAGGCATCAGGCTACCTTTTGTTTTGGAACGACCCTTGTATAGATACAGTGACCACGCCCTCGAGTTGCCATGTGTTTGAACAAGGAATCTTGATAGAGAGTAGCCCAAGAAAAATTTCTATAAGAtgatttcaaaatcggaccagtaTTTATTGGCAGTCATGTCATTGATGTAAACAAAGTATCTAAAGAAATTTGGCAGCGGTTCACCTGAAatcatttctgtaaaaatatcttaaaatcaggCAAGCTGTTTCTTGCAATTATCAAGTAATCAGTCAATGTCAGTTACACTTTAACCTTTATTCCTGACAAGCAAAGTAGAAACAGACTAAAATGGACGAGCAAATGGTTCGATTACTCTATACCATCATCTGTTGGTCAAAACCTATCGCAAATTGTCTCTGATTTGTGTTACACATACCTTCTCCGTTTTCTTCCTTATGTACGAGAACTACACGCAACTGCTCCTTGTTAAACTCCATGATGTCGAGTTTGGAGTGTATTCTGACGCATGCTCTCTGCTTTAATTCATCAATACAGGCTTTCAAATTATTTTGGCTAGTCACTTTAAGAGATTTTGCAAGTGTCATAATATCATTGCTAGTTTCTGTAAATAACTTATTGTCACTCAGGCGACCGGTACTATTATGAGCAAGTGCGTTTCTATGTTCTCTCAAAGTTTCTATTAACGTTTTTTCTCTTGGCGTAATGTTAATcatatgtttacattttgcaaGTAATATCATCGTTAACATTGTTAAATCCATGTTTTTTGAGTCTGGATTGGGGGATTTCAATAACTCTTCCTGTGATTGTGTTACATATTTCTTTCCCAATAAGTGGATTTGGCAACTTCTTAGGTATCTTTCTAAACTGATATTATTCATTGATAACTTGTAATCTAGAAGCTCTCGCAGTACATCCGTAACACATTCATACTGCAATGAGATGACACGGTGGAATTCATTCCGGCCTTCTTCATCCGTCGTTTGTTGAGACGTTGGTGTAGACGCCATAGTTTTTAATTAGTAATAAACTAAATAATGAGGTAAAAatagacctgaaaataaaaagaaatcagtcGTTTTGGTAAAATACATGTACGTGCAATAATTCAAAAGCAACTGAAATAAGCTTCAGCAATAGAAACCCATCTAAGAAAAACTTGTTCTCGATATTCATGGAAAATATACAGAGATTTTAGCAGGTTTCGTGATTGACttcattttatgtacaaatgtttaataataactTGCTTATAACAGACAACTCGTGGATTATGTTCGTTACAATTCACTGCTTGTTTGACATTTATAGGATCAATTTCTCTTGATCAGATGCATGGATCGATTTCACATTAACATAGCTCTAATTTTTGATACCTTAAATACAGGTCGAGTTCAATTTCAGTAACAATCAAAGTAATTAATTTATAGCGGGcaaaataatattatgttgaatgtTAACGAAGGAAGTATTCATCTATAATTGAAATGGTCACTCTAAAATGATGTGAACTTTTGGCAAAGCTGCACATAATCTCATAGAAACCaaaattaaatagtcttggaaggAAATGACTCTGCCACAGAAATTTAAAGATCAATTAAAGCTTTCAGCTCTCGCAGCGCAGCTTTCTTCTTACTTCGTAACGACCATATTTTGCTGTTCTGATTTTTGTTTGTATATGGACCGATTCTAGCCCTAAAAAGCATCATTATTGGAATCTGATATATGTCGGTCTTtttgcatatacatatacatgtttcTACAAGACTGGACAAATTTGCCATACGTTCCACTGAATTAGAGCGAGcgaaacaaatataattatccaAGTAATGAAACAGCCTTTCGGATTGCCTCTTGTACCGTACCAGCTATTGTAATTAACTAGCAAACTTTTTCCAAAGGCAGCAAGAGATTGCACACTCAGGTAACGCCTTGTCCGTAAAATAATCCCCTCCTAATCTGAAgcctaataatttcaaaatcatatttACGCAAAGGCGAAAGGCAGATCTGATTCCCACTTTGGCCATTTCATAATATTGCCCTAAAGAAAGAATATCTCCAATATCCTGTCTTGTACTGAATTGTACTGAGCTGAGGAAGAAGCcgtatcaataaaatcattcaaacttgAACCCTGCGGGAAGGAAAGACGATTTATAAGCCTCGACCTACCATCTGTTTTGGCCGAAAGACTTATCGTGCATTgcctgaaattttgaaaaagcatTTCTTTACCTGGGACTCTATAGCGCTGGTTTTGTAATCGAAATCCTTTATTAGAACCCTCTAAAATACAGCTGCCACTTATATATTTGGATATAAAGAAAGATAGACAAGTAAAAGTGCTAAATTTATTGGAGTTTTGCGAGAAAATGGAGGTCTAAGTGACCCTCATGATGATGTCGATTTTGGCTACCTAAAGATTCCACGAGGTCCAAGTGACGAGAACGATATTGATTGGTATTTACGTGATTCTGAAAAGACCTGCTTTCTAGAGTGCTTCCCATTACAACGGCGACAGTTATATGCGTATAGACAAGCCAATTTGGTACAAACACCTTGAAAACTAAAGTAATATTTTCTTGCGCGCGATATTATAGACACCAACAAGGCTGAAATGGTCAGACAATACATTAATCATGAGTTCAAAATCTAATTAACATCCAATACAATAAATATAATGAGCAATTAAAAATAATGATCGAACAtggccaaatgggctaaacacagtgtATCAACGTACATTAACCATAAATTCAAAATACGGTTACCACCCAACACAAGGTATATAATCGGCAAactaacttttatttttgaaatgatcgaacatagccaaatggtcGAATATACATAAATCATAAATGCGGAATCCGTTTATCATCCAACACGATGGATATTATGGGCAACCATTTTTTATTAATGATAGAACATAGCCATATGGGCTAAACATATTTCATCAATAGACGCTAATCATTAATTCAAAATCCGAtgaccatccaacacaatggatataatgggCAACCTATTTTTTTAACTTGACCGAACAAAGCCAAATTGgttaaacacagttcatcaatatacattaatcataaattcaaatacCCTCCAACACAGTCAATATAATCGGCAACCAATTATTATGTTTAAATGACTGAACATAGCCAAATGGACGGGACCCGGGATACTTTAATCAATAATTCAAAATCaagttaccatccaacacaatagATATAATGGCAATGCTATTAACTTATTTTAGGAAAGaccgaacatagccaaatgggctaaaacAGTTCATCATTAAGAAGTAATCACTAATTCAAAATCCAGCCATCCAATACAATGGATAATGATGGCACATCTTTGTCTATACATACAATCAGACATTACCGAATGGGCTAAAAAATTACGACCTGATAACAGTTATCCTTCTACAAATGACAATAAGTTATAACTTGCCACCATCCATATTTTGAGTAACtactttttcttttcctttttagaAAGCCAACTTGCTCTATATTTATTCACTCATTCGATTGTTTTATCAACACAATTATTCGATATATACAAACCACACATAAGCCAACAGGACTTAAAACGATGCAAGAAATTCGAACCTACTTATATTCAATTTATCCGACTTATTAGAGTTAAATGTATATGTGATATAGAAGTATATTTACTTCACTTTATTATAAGGTATGCTTTTCAGCGAGATTAAGTCTGATAAAATTGCTTAATAAACCCTCTGTTTGTAAACAAAGTCACGTGATAAGCAGGTATCATGAATAATAAAACTCTTCAATGCGTTTATACTACATATCAATTCTGCATATAGTGCAACAGACTACATGAATAACTCGCCGCTTTGTTGCTACACTGCTAGCATGTATGCTTACACACGTCTATTTTTAACCCTGCATTACAAAGGAATGCATTTGTATCAAAATGCGCTGGGGAAACCACATAAATAACTTCATTAATTTACAAGACATATAACcaatttaataattcatattacctTCGAATATTGACTTGCTCTTTTACCTCTCGTTTAAATGTATAGTTTCAAGTCACACAAAAATAAACACCTCAATACTCCAGCCTCCAGGAATAAATTGTAGCAGGTCACAAAATTAATAGTCATTTTGATAACTGCAAAGTATAGCAGAAAAGCtattaatcaatttaatgttTAAGTTCTTCGGTAATTACACAGATATATCCGTACAATAAATACAATCTAAATTAAAAATTAGCAAACAATATCAGCCTACCTCCCTGCTATATAAAATGCATACCTGACAAATCACTTAACAAAATCTCAAAATAAGAATGATTGATTACGTccatatattaaacatcagcaagtataaacaaccgaggattccttcgattagAAGCAAAAACAACCCTAGCgtttatttgcaaacgacctttttcttccatgtgcagaactgaaaggacccaaaaggagatgaaatcgcaacaagtatattaatatgcCAACAAGACGTTAGCTATAACGGGTCCTTACAACAGGATTGGAGCTGCTTCAGTAACCGGGTTTGAATGGTTAACATCAAAAACACAATATATACagttaccaaaacaaataaattgataataaCCTAAGAATACGAATTATTGAAAAACTGCAGTCAAGTGATGGAAAAGAGGACCTATAGGCATCAAATAAAGAGAAGTAATGAAGCGgcatataaaatataaagtaaGGCATATAATATTAAGTTATGTATCACTAAGTATTACAATTCAGAAACTGTATTCATCAAAAAGATGAACAATATTTAATCGTTGAAACAAGGAAGTTTTACGCGGTAGATtatcgttatcattattattgtaaacaatgtcaacTGATAAAATACTGTAATCATCAACTTTGCAGTTAGTGCTGTTCAAATGTGTAGTAACACCACTTGAATATAAATGCTCGCTGGATCTTAATGCCAAATTTAGGACTGTCCAGACGTTTAGAAACCAGTTGTGGTGTTATGACACGCGGGTGTCGGACATCACTTGTAATTTTATCggtaattttgatataattacaGACACGGAAGAGGGAAATAAATTCCGtgttagataaaataaaataagcagTACATGTCTCATATGCATGATGGCAATAAGACCACAACTAGGTACCTGTGTGGAACCACCGACTTCCTATAAGCCAGTTTGATGGGATCCTTGAGGGGGCGGGGAAGGGCTTGTTGTGCTCTCCCCACTTACATAAAATTCTGGTCCCGCCCTTGATTTGTCATCACATCTTTATTGGAGTGTTGCCAAGTTTGGTAATTTCTacacattaaaattaattttgacgaAATGCCTTGAATTGGTAATATGAAGATTCATTCGGTTCGATTTTCTTGCAACGCCCATGGTGTAAAGGCTTTACCTAACTCCACCGACGCCATCATGTGATAAAAGTGATAAAAATGGTTTTATACAGTACAgatatcattttaattttattgatattcCAGTATTTCACAGGAATCTATAAAAATACTTAATATTaagagttaaaatagaaataagaaaagaacaTTCAATTTGTAGAAATGTCGATTAATTGAGTTTAGGCCAAAGGCAGATGATAACTTTCGAATGTAGACCGGACTTATGTTTAGGGAGAGACAATTCCAGTAACAAAtcgttttttgaaaaaaaaattagaattgTAATGCGTAAGAGATTGTCATTTTCCCAGGCTTCTATCATATAGGGTTGGTCAGAACtcagcatttacacatgctacaagtacaaaacaatttagaaacatccgcagatatATTCATACGGCGGcgcacatggaacctttaatgaaAAGCGGCGTACGGTCCCCATTTAAAAAATAGGTTTGCTCTGAACGagaaaaaatgggcataactatcttaggttatggagcctgcatatcacaggaaatgccaaaggtcaaaatttaaaatgc is part of the Mercenaria mercenaria strain notata unplaced genomic scaffold, MADL_Memer_1 contig_777, whole genome shotgun sequence genome and encodes:
- the LOC128554826 gene encoding uncharacterized protein LOC128554826, which produces MASTPTSQQTTDEEGRNEFHRVISLQYECVTDVLRELLDYKLSMNNISLERYLRSCQIHLLGKKYVTQSQEELLKSPNPDSKNMDLTMLTMILLAKCKHMINITPREKTLIETLREHRNALAHNSTGRLSDNKLFTETSNDIMTLAKSLKVTSQNNLKACIDELKQRACVRIHSKLDIMEFNKEQLRVVLVHKEENGEVEDEVFSETLLKFNLTKWARQISRGFDVQKMLKTLQQQNVITEEVVKRIEDTVYECNKAVAFIEFLIKDGTKIQILKYCKQLRAEGQHLADLIEGKNTDGRETVDEIKKQEEHKLKEVLHELITVMETCEETCEAVHIYVEEKLGCDVSFSLLNETMDRLFGCTDKDGWYEGISIQKRSDEDGKKEKTIDDKVSVAAMSFEDYANYMGSQFRSIGEDICEKITSAIKGEALQMETFSELTNEELNECFAHYLGSKLLPFGIKKQLQRLQTHIKNQIKSTTVTVQSEGSLRKFDKPCLRTYEKCEVSYSLGGDQNIPAHEFVHPESSRLTTHYIVKKTVRFISACLNARKNGTIHFGIKRTGRKKGYIIGCENTTTLLESMDQIILNGIRRCFGHLNNHLQKNIIRCTRPVHIIHVSGENSVVVEIDIVPFDKHLADSFYSAMFPPNGPQREVFFLYEASPNCDIVEIERDRVEAAKLELKDAIRERQILDAETLRHYRSAFDLVQHLTYELTGDILSNNMCRKNGNN